The Scatophagus argus isolate fScaArg1 chromosome 20, fScaArg1.pri, whole genome shotgun sequence genome window below encodes:
- the ggt5b gene encoding glutathione hydrolase 5 proenzyme, which translates to MCSTKSLMAKYKPWLLCCFILAVVICAVALVCLFIALLAATGCPRGSFKHAAVSADSQLCSEVGRNMLEQGGSAVDGAIAALLCTSVVNPQSMGIGGGSIVMIRNKTGNVKVYNFRETVPQNFKVNLLNDCPPGPLSFSTGVQWIGVPGELRGYEAVHRQYGKLPWAKLFEPTIRMAREGIDMPPFLANLLKFVIVKRHIEASSLCEVFCNKNKTVLSERDVLKFPKLAETLETIAEQGADAFYSGKIGQALISDIKDAGGTLEMEDLKSFRVRVEDAWSVDLDDTLMHIPPPPAGGPLLAFILKLIKGFSFTPSSLDGSQKVQMYHHYIEAAKFANGQRRSICDPNFNHDKSAEHLIDPSFISRIRKKIFSNSTHDASYYNVKPSTDRFGTTHVSVLDEDGLAVSATSTINEVFGGAIYSPQTGIILNNELSDFCGRTDAVKAGEQPPSSMAPVILESKSGRLLVIGGSGGSMITSAVALSIMNRLWLRMTLKESIAAPIVFVDSKNNVYFEPNFDKSVIDGLKDLGHKVKNTDYFFNVVNAVEKENGCVVAVSDGRKKGQSAGY; encoded by the exons ATGTGCTCCACAAAAAGTTTAATGGCTAAATATAAGCCGTGGCTGCTATGTTGCTTTATCTTGGCTGTCGTAATTTGCGCTGTGGCTCTCGTCTGTCTGTTCATCGCCTTACTTGCTGCCACAGGATGTCCCAGAGGCAGCTTCAAACATGCGGCTGTGTCTGCAGACTCGCAGCTTTGTTCCGAGGTCGGCAG GAACATGCTCGAGCAGGGGGGCTCAGCAGTAGATGGCGCCATTGCAGCTCTTTTGTGCACATCTGTGGTCAATCCCCAGAGCATGGGGATTGGTGGAGGATCTATAGTCATGATAAGGAATAAAACTG GAAATGTTAAAGTCTACAACTTCAGAGAGACTGTTCCACAGAATTTCAAAGTTAACCTTTTAAATGACTGTCCCCCAGGACCCCTCAGCTTCAGCACAG GAGTCCAGTGGATTGGCGTTCCAGGTGAGCTGCGGGGCTATGAGGCAGTTCACAGACAGTATGGGAAGCTGCCCTGGGCCAAGCTGTTTGAGCCAACAATCAGAATGGCCAGGGAGGGCATCGATATGCCACCATTTCTGGCAAACCTCCTGAAATTTGTTATTGTGAAAAGGCATATTGAAGCCTCCTCTCTCTG TGAAGTTTTCTGCAACAAGAACAAAACCGTCTTGAGTGAAAGAGATGTCCTTAAGTTCCCTAAACTCGCAGAAACCTTGGAAACAATTGCAGAGCAAGGGGCAGATGCCTTCTACTCCGGCAAGATAGGACAAGCATTAATCAGTGACATTAAAGACGCAG GCGGGACATTAGAAATGGAAGATCTGAAGTCCTTCCGGGTTCGGGTGGAGGATGCGTGGTCAGTTGATCTGGACGATACTCTGATGCACATCCCTCCACCACCTGCTGGGGGCCCCCTGCTCGCCTTCATTCTCAAACTGATAAAAG ggTTCTCGTTTACTCCCAGCTCCCTGGATGGTTCCCAGAAGGTTCAGATGTACCATCATTATATAGAGGCAGCCAAATTTGCTAATGGACAAAGGAGGAGCATTTGTGATCCTAACTTTAATCACGACAAG AGTGCAGAGCATTTGATTGATCCTTCCTTCATTAGTCGCATCAGGAAGAAGATTTTTTCAAACAGCACCCATGATGCCTCCTACTACAATGTTAAGCCCTCTACTGATCGCTTTGGGACGACACATGTGTCTGTCCTGGATGAAGATGGACTTGCTGTCTCTGCCACCAGCACAATAAACGAAGT atTTGGAGGAGCCATTTACTCTCCACAAACAGGCATCATCCTCAACAATGAGCTGTCTGATTTCTGTGGGAGAACAGATGCAGTGAAAGCAG GTGAACAACCTCCTTCCTCAATGGCTCCAGTAATACTTGAGTCAAAGTCTGGAAGGCTCCTTGTGATTGGTGGATCGGGAGGAAGCATGATTACCTCAGCAGTGGCCTTG tcaATTATGAATCGCCTGTGGCTGAGGATGACTCTTAAAGAATCCATTGCTGCACCTATAGTGTTTGTTGATTCCAAGAACAATGTGTATTTTGAGCCAAATTTTGACAAG tctgtgatAGATGGCCTCAAAGATCTTGGACACAAAGTTAAGAACACGGACTATTTCTTCAATGTCGTCAATGCCGTGGAAAAGGAGAATGGATGCGTTGTGGCCGTTTCAGATGGCAGAAAGAAGGGACAATCCGCTGGATACTAA